A window from Schistosoma haematobium chromosome 3, whole genome shotgun sequence encodes these proteins:
- a CDS encoding hypothetical protein (EggNog:ENOG410VGNY~COG:S~SECRETED:SignalP(1-21)), protein MQGSVLGPLLFLVFINDICESFCVGKPLLYADDLKVLYSFSPHELKNMQNCISKELNRVALWCLKWKLELNTAKCGWICFGNTSLNLDITINGEALSRLHTVVDLGLRYSQDLSFTEHILKQTSKSQRLIGYITRNLYNTESRILMYKVCARPLLEYCTFVLNSALIKNKLRLESVQRRFTLRILGTDCTLTYNSRCNKLGLDPLWRRRLKLNLIFFFKLLHKLSFTSDHAIQYAETSHYYIRNSLALVKQTHSKSSLYMNYFTCKFSRLWNNLPQSIRTIKSLSLFVRCIDAYCSSENALNVLAPVSVSHSTSEIIGTLDV, encoded by the coding sequence ATGCAAGGTAGTGTCTTAGGCCCTTTGCtatttttagtgtttatcaatgatatttgtgaaagtttttgtgtcggtaagccccttctatatgcagatgatcttaaagtattatattcattttctccacatgagctgaaaaatatgcaaaattgtATTAGCAAGGAGCTTAACAGGGTAGCACTGTGGTGCTTAAAATGGAaactggagcttaatacggctaaatgtggatggatatgcttcggcaatacatcactcaacctagatattaccataaatggagaagcgttatctaggttacatacagtagtagacttaggacttagatattcccaagacttgtcgtttacagaacatatattaaaacagacctctaagtctcaacgtctaataggttacataactcgaaatctttacaacactgagtcacgtattctaatgtacaaagtttgtgctcgaccTCTTCTGGAATACTGCACGTTTGTTCTTAACAGTGCACTCATAAAGaataaattaaggctggaatcagtacagagacgatttacacttcgtattcttggaactgattgtaccttaacttataattctagatgtaataaacttgggctagaccctttatggaggaggagactcaaactaaatcttatctttttcttcaaactacttcataaactatcgtttacatccgatcacgcgattcaatatgcagaaacctcTCATTAttacatccgtaattccttggcactagtgaaacaaactcattctaaatcatctctttatatgaattacttcacctgtaaattttctagactctggaataacctaccacaatctatccgcacgataaaatcactctcattatttgttcgctgcatcgatgcatactgctcctctgaaaatgcactgaatgttctagcacctgtaagtgtatctcattccacaagtgagattataggaactttagatgtttag